One Chaetodon trifascialis isolate fChaTrf1 chromosome 13, fChaTrf1.hap1, whole genome shotgun sequence DNA segment encodes these proteins:
- the yipf4 gene encoding protein YIPF4 codes for MQFSPTNGDFTFVSSTEAEELSGTISAPDIKLNMGAESGKDPYATTFLRQRGYGWLLEVEEDDGEESKPLLEELDIDLKDIYYKIRCVLMPMPSLGYNRQVVRDNPDFWGPLAVVLLFSMISIYGQFRVVSWIITIWIFGSLTIFLLARVLGGEVSFGQVLGVIGYSLLPLIVIAPLLLVIGGFEVVSTLIKLFGVFWAAYSAASLLVGDEFKTKKPLLIYPIFLLYIYFLSLYTGV; via the exons ATGCAGTTCTCTCCCACCAACGGAGATTTCACGTTCGTCTCCTCGACAGAGGCTGAAG AGCTCAGCGGCACCATCAGTGCCCCGGACATCAAACTAAACATGGGCGCTGAGAGCGGTAAAGATCCATATGCCACCACCTTCCTGAGGCAGCGAGGCTACGGCtggctgctggaggtggaggaggatgacggTGAAGAGAGCAAACCTCTTCT GGAGGAGCTGGACATTGACCTGAAGGACATCTATTACAAGATTCGATGTGTGTTGATGCCAATGCCATCGCTGGGTTACAACCGGCAGGTGGTCAGAGACAACCCGGACTTCTGGGGCCCTCTTGCCGTGGTGCTGCTCTTCTCCATGATCTCCATCTATGGACAGTTCAGG GTTGTATCTTGGATCATCACCATCTGGATATTTGGATCACTAACAATCTTCCTGCTGGCTCGGGTTCTTGGTGGTGAG GTGTCCTTCGGCCAGGTTCTTGGAGTGATTGGATAttcccttcttcctctcatcGTCATAGCCCCTCTGCTCTTAGTGATCGGAGGGTTTGAGGTGGTTTCTACACTTATCaaa CTGTTTGGAGTGTTCTGGGCTGCTTACAGTGCTGCATCGCTGCTCGTCGGAGATGAATTTAAAACGAAGAAGCCCCTTCTCATCTATCCCATTTTCCTTTTGTATATCTACTTCCTATCACTATATACTGGTGTGTGA